From a single Oreochromis niloticus isolate F11D_XX linkage group LG3, O_niloticus_UMD_NMBU, whole genome shotgun sequence genomic region:
- the LOC112841719 gene encoding low affinity immunoglobulin gamma Fc region receptor II-like, giving the protein MKCLIVTITARLTVSPSSSQFFKGDFVSLSCEEDDSSAGWTLRRNTSKQQRTQCGDGWGKPAGSSCKISNTYQMDSGVYWCESREGPISNMVNLTVTGGSVILQSPVLPVMEGDDVTLLCKTKTTPSNNTVIFFKDGVFTGKEPTGHMTIQHVSRSDEGLYKCDISGHGESPSSWITVTDKHINRSPPTSTPPPASSAGSSPLLPILLTAGTVCVVLVVMLLVVLVERHVERKLNESDAAAVDSAVRTEDVTYGEIDIKEKQEEAKMYSCCSLSPPWFKMTFNRGV; this is encoded by the exons atgaaatgtttaATTGTAACCATCACAGcccgtctgactgtgagtcccagcagctctcagttctttaaaggagactttgtgtctctgagctgtgaggaggacgacagctctgctggatggactctgaggagaaacacaagcaaacaacagaggactcagtgtggagatgggtggggtaaaccagctggttcttcctgtaaGATCAGTAACACATATCAAatggacagtggagtttactggtgtgagtccagagagggtcccatcagtaacatggttaacctgacagtcactg gtggatcagtgatcctgcagagtcctgtcctccctgtgatggagggagatgacgtcactctgctctgtaaaacaaagaccactccctccaacaaCACAGTCATTTTCTTCAAAGATGGCGTCTTCACCGGGAAagagcctacaggtcacatgaccatccagcatgtttccaggtctgatgaaggcctctacaagtgtgacatcagcggtcatggagagtctccatccagctggatcactgtcacag acaaacataTCAACAGatctccacctacatccacacctccacctgccTCTTCTGCTGGTTCCTCTCCACTTCTCCCCATATTGCTGACAGCTGGaacagtctgtgttgtgttagTAGTGATGTTACTGGTTGTTTTGGTGGAACGACATGTTGAAAGGAAACTCAATG AGAGTGATGCAGCTGCAGTCGACTCAGCAGTGAGAACAGAAGATGTCACTTATGGAGAAATCGACATCAAAGAGAAGCAAGAAGAGGCAAAAATGTACAGCTGCTGTTCTTTGTCTCCACCATGGTTCAAGATGACTTTTAATAGGGGTGTGTGA